The following proteins are encoded in a genomic region of Gossypium hirsutum isolate 1008001.06 chromosome D05, Gossypium_hirsutum_v2.1, whole genome shotgun sequence:
- the LOC107905186 gene encoding amino acid permease 6 produces the protein MAKEMQKTSMFIERNPGDYENGDICKNLDDDGRPKRTGTWVTASAHIITAVIGSGVLSLAWAIAQLGWVVGPAVLMAFSFITYFTSTLLADCYRAPDPVHGKRNYTYMDVVRAYLGGRKVQLCGLAQYANLVGVTVGYTITASISMVAVKRSNCFHKHGHHVKCQTSNNPFMVIFACIQIVLSQIPNFHNLSWLSILAAIMSFAYSSIGLGLSIAKVAGGEPVRTTLTGVTVGVDVSGSEKIWRTFQAIGDIAFAYAYSTVLVEIQDTIKSSPPENKSMKRATTLGVSTTTLFYVLCGLVGYAAFGNDAPGNFLTGFGFYEPFWLIDFANICIAIHLIGAYQVFAQPLFGFVEGWCARQWPDSKFITREHAVDIPCYGVYYLNFFRLVWRTSYVVVTAVVAMIFPFFNDFLGLIGAGSFWPLTVYFPIEMHIAQTNLPKYSFRWTWLKILSWACLIVSLIAAAGSVQGLIQSLKTYKPFQTQE, from the exons ATGGCCAAAGAGATGCAGAAGACTAGCATGTTCATTGAGAGAAACCCTGGGGATTATGAGAATGGTGATATCTGCAAGAACTTGGATGATGATGGTCGACCGAAAAGAACCG GGACTTGGGTTACTGCAAGTGCTCATATTATCACTGCTGTGATTGGTTCTGGAGTGCTATCTCTTGCGTGGGCAATTGCCCAGTTGGGTTGGGTGGTTGGACCAGCTGTCCTCATGGCTTTCTCCTTCATCACCTACTTCACCTCCACCCTCCTTGCTGATTGCTATAGAGCTCCTGATCCTGTCCACGGAAAGCGAAACTACACCTACATGGATGTTGTTAGAGCTTACTTAG GAGGAAGAAAAGTCCAACTTTGTGGATTGGCTCAATATGCAAATCTTGTTGGAGTAACTGTTGGTTACACTATCACCGCATCCATTAGCATGGT GGCTGTCAAAAGGTCAAATTGCTTCCACAAGCATGGCCATCACGTGAAGTGCCAAACATCAAACAACCCTTTCATGGTCATCTTTGCTTGCATCCAAATCGTTCTCAGCCAAATCCCAAATTTTCACAACCTGTCATGGCTATCCATTCTCGCAGCCATCATGTCTTTCGCTTATTCTTCCATTGGCCTTGGGCTCTCCATAGCTAAAGTTGCAG GTGGTGAACCTGTAAGGACAACCTTAACTGGAGTGACAGTAGGGGTGGACGTGTCAGGATCTGAAAAGATTTGGAGGACATTCCAAGCTATTGGAGACATTGCCTTTGCCTATGCTTATTCTACCGTCCTAGTTGAGATTCAG GACACGATCAAATCGAGCCCACCAGAGAACAAATCAATGAAGAGAGCAACCACCCTAGGTGTCTCAACAACCACTTTATTCTACGTACTTTGCGGCCTCGTAGGATACGCAGCCTTCGGGAACGACGCACCGGGAAATTTCCTCACCGGCTTCGGCTTCTACGAACCCTTTTGGTTGATCGACTTCGCCAACATCTGCATTGCCATCCATCTTATTGGTGCATACCAG GTTTTTGCCCAACCCTTATTCGGATTCGTCGAAGGCTGGTGCGCCAGGCAATGGCCCGATAGCAAGTTCATTACAAGAGAACACGCCGTTGACATTCCATGCTACGGTGTTTATTACCTCAACTTTTTCAGGCTGGTGTGGAGGACATCCTACGTTGTCGTGACAGCCGTGGTAGCCATGATTTTCCCATTCTTCAACGATTTCTTGGGTCTTATCGGGGCGGGCTCGTTTTGGCCATTAACAGTCTACTTCCCCATAGAGATGCACATTGCTCAAACGAATCTGCCCAAATACTCTTTCAGGTGGACGTGGCTGAAAATACTAAGCTGGGCTTGCTTGATCGTGTCGCTCATTGCTGCAGCCGGATCGGTTCAGGGACTGATTCAAAGCCTCAAGACATATAAGCCGTTTCAGACTCAGGAATGA